CGGCAGCACTGGTGATGATGGCTACATCAGaataaattttgaaggaaattaCTTTGAAGTAGATTTTAGAGAAGGTGGTTTGGTCCAagggaggaaagaaaaggaaaataaatgaaaaaaggtggacttgtgtatttttttttttttgaagctgAATAAAATTTTGTTGGTTTGGTTGGATTGAGCATACAAGTCATTGTAGGAGGTTCTTGCTTAACATAACATGCAATTAGGCACTTTCAATGACAATTGCACTAAGTAATATGTGTGCTAATATTGTAAACGTAAGTACTGAACCAGTTGAAATTTGCGCCTCATACAATGATCGTTAGCCGGCTCACGCTTTTGGCCCATAATTATGAACTGGATAGGAGTTTCAATTGAACTTTTCTCACGCCTTCATTAGAAAGGTCCCTTGGGTAGAGTTGCCATCAATCTTGAATTAAGAAAAGTGAGGATTTGGAAGATAAATTTAGGTTGGGGATCTTTATCAATGATAACCTGCTTTAACTCGTGGCTCTTTCTTACTAGCAATAGCCAGTTTGTAGAACTGTTAATGAGGTCGAGTTAGTCCGAATTCATTCAATTCGACCCAAAAAACTTCATTGAGTATAAATTTTAATTGGGTTGGGCAGAATTTGGGTCTAAATATTAGGTCTGAATTAAATGTGAGCCGAGTTTGGTCATATTAAGCTCAGGTTCGATTAAAGTCCGACTCATATAtggtataattatatatgtaaaatatgtATAATACTAATATGTATAATTTATGATTATACATATTACAACATACaatattaataatttatatataaatttatattaattcacaattataaaatatatattatatataattatgagtttgggccaagttcGATTTGAGCCCAAAACTCATTTAATAATATGAGTTAAATTTGAACATTTTAATATGAGTTCAAGGGCTGAAAATCTGAAATTCAAAAATTCATATAATTTGTAAGTCAAGTTTCGATTTGTTAAAATCTGACTCAAAAAAGCCAATTGATACTTCTACCCGGTTGGTAACCAAActctttgttgttttttttcagTCAAAATGGTCATTACCTCTTTAAACAAGCCAAAAGGACTACAAGTACAAACATTACAAATATATAGgcaaaatcaaagaaattcaattgtAGAAGGCTTAATTGACAATTTACCagtttaaaattcaaaaagggTCGGATCCTTATCAGATCCGAAATCTAAGTCATCATTAACCAGGAACCCGCTCGGATTTATCACTCTCATGGCGGGAGATATTTTCTACAGTCTAAACTGAGAAAattgaaattatcaaaaatttccagaatatTTCGAGGataaaaaaatggaaatagATTCAACTGCAATCTCTCCTTCATCAGAAACCCTTGATCTCGATTCCCTTCAAAGGTACTTTTGATTTACAGTTTACACACACAACACACACTAAATTGTGCATTTGcagtttaattaattaatttaatttttttaatggatTTTCCGTTGCAGTCAAATTTTGGAGCTTAGAGAAATCCTGAGGAGTTGTAATGAAGATTACGAAATGGGCCCTTCAGAAGTGAAGGAGTTATTCCAAGATCAAGCTCTCGAAGTCCAGGTAAAAAtgggaaaggaaaaaaggaaaaaaagatagtagctttttgtaatttgtcattttcttttttagtttaatttgatttttttactTGGGTTTTGAATGTTATGTCTAGAGCAATATGGATCAAATTATGGCTGATACTTCGGATATTAACTCACTATCCCTTGAAGGTTTAGGTATATAATTTCtgaccattttctttttttttttaaagtattttCTTTACGTTGTAGATGTCTTTTTTGGTGATATAGTTGATTTATTGTGTTACTAATATAGCGGAACTTTCGGACCATTTGAAGAATGAGCTAAGGTCAGTGGAGAGTGAGAATGCAAAAATCGAGAATGAACTCAATGAGCTTTCAAGGAGATATGTTGAAGGTTGGGAAATTGAAAATGGGGTTTTTGATGTTTTAGACAGACTGATTTTTTTgctgatttttttctttaattactTGATTTACTGCAGACTCTTGTCAACTTGAATCTGAGGTTGAAGGTTTAAGCAGCTTCTTGGATTCTATTGACAAACAGGcaagtaaaatttatttttttaaatgatcAAATTTTAATGATGCTGTAAAAGGATTGTGCAAGCACGAAAGCTTGTTCCTATTCATTGTTGAATGGATTAATTTTGTAATACAGGGTATCCTATTTATTGTTAAGGGTGAAAGCTTAGGACTGATACTAGTAACTCATGACTGAGTAGTTACTTATCCAAGATGGTGTCTGTTTTCTGGAGACTTTAACATATAtaagaataaatttttttccttgttcttttggTGTGAATAGCACACAGTTAGGCTGTTTTTTGCCGGGGCAGTATTAGTCAGTTGTCACCATTTTGTCTTCGATATCATAAGGTATGCGTGTTCAATTGTTGAGGACATTATTCTCCTCATTCTTGTTTCAGTTATCTCTTTTCAACTAACTGAATGGTAACAGAATGCCCTGACTTTAGCAAAGAAGTTGTATGGCTATATGAGTTAGGAGATAAAAGGCTAAAGGTAGTCAATTTGTTGCTTTATGTGACCAAAcacattttgtttttttgtgtCTGTTTAAATGTTCATCTTTctaataagaaaagaaaaggtgtcttcttttgttaatttcttgCACAAAGTAGCTTAACTTTGCAAAGGATGTTTCTTTAGCACCTGCTACATTGTTCTTTCTCTCCGCAACTGTTATCTATAACGTTGCTATCAACGTCTATGGGTGGCTAGCCCAATTCTACCAACTATATTAGTATTCCAAAAGTATGATAACGTTCTTACTTGTTGGCTGAAGCAAATGTGGTTCCTCCATGTTTATATATGTAGGTATGCTATTTCCTTTTCAGTTATAATTCAACAATCATTGAAGTTGAGTTAGACTAGCAGTATTTAGTGGTTTAGATGTAGATTTTCCTTTCTGTAGTGTCACTAATCAGTTTGAAAGGGGTAGTGATTCTGACTAGATAGTACATTAACAGCTTTTTCATTAATCTTTATGGCTAAGTTTAGACAATTCAACAGTAGCCAAGTGCCTTTCTGTTGTCGCTTTgcaaatttgaaaagaaaaatagtctTTTTTTGTCATGTCTTTTAGGGCATCCAGAGAAGAGATGGGGACTTGCAGGTTGATTACTCTACAAATGGCAAGGATCAAGCCAATAGGTTAAAGGCATGCGATGGCTCTAATATTGAGGTCCGTGATCTCTATATCCATATCTAGCTATACCTTTGTGTCAAGTTTATATTACTGTTTTGGAATTAAGGTAGACAGAGTTTCATGATTTGTTTTTCCCCCATAATATGAAGGATAAAGATAGGAATGTCTACATTAATTTGTTGATTATATCATCATATTCTCTTAGCAACTGTGACTGTTATTGATCCCATTTGCAGCTGGAGCTAGGCAGTTGTTGTTAGCACCAAGATTTCTAATCATTTTGAACTTTTTGTTGGTGGATTTTTCCAGTCATTTTGGTATCTTTTAGATATAGacaataattcaaaaatgtTTCCCTGTGTTGAAGATTCTGGAACTAAGTCATCAGATTGAGAAGAGCAAAAGCACTTTGAAGTCGTTGCAGGATCTTGACTATCAAGTTAAAATGTAACTTTTTAAAGTCAAAATACTTTAGAATTTTTAtgatctttcttttcctctaagttgtctccttgattttatttctcttttcagATTTGAGGTTGTAGAAAAGATTGAGGATGCATTATCAGGTCTCAAAGTACTTGAATTCGAAGGGAACTCCATAAGATTGTCCTTGACAACATACATCCCAAACATGGATAATATGATATGCCTGCAAAAAGTAGAACTTTCTGTGGAACCATCAGAACAGAATCATGAATTGCTTATAGAAGTTGTTGATGGGACCTTGGAGCTAAAGAATGCTGAGGTGTGACTCCCTTTTAATTTTTAGAAGTATAAAGTTTATCTGACATCTGGTTCTCCTTCTAGttttacctcttttttttttttttttcttttgagaacAAACTTCATTTCCTACTtaattggagaaaaaaaaaagcatctaAACTTAGTATTTATATTCAACTCTATCTTAGTAACCTTACATGGTCAAACCAAGAGATGTAATTTGGAATGAATCTATATCTCATTCTTTTGGCAAAGTCTTCAGCagaaagtgataaataactagTAGCTTTTCAGTTGAGGATGAATACTTTCTTTGAACAATCAGCACAGaccattttttttgctttcctttttttGGTAAGCTTCTGAAGATATCTATTCTTTACATGCTTGTTGATATCTGTAGGGTTACAGCCTCTCCTCTAAGTGTATGAGTTTAATAGATGTCACTTCCTTCTTTTGGAATTATTGTTTATGCCGATTCACATCACATGTAGACAACTAGTTTATAGTTTTTAAGCACAATACCACCTACAGATTATAGTGAGAAAAAGtttcttattattttgtttttggagAATGCTGTCTTATGATGTTTGCTGAGAAATGTACTATAAGTTTAGGCTAGATTATTAGAATTTTATTGTCGGAGGTTTCTCTATATCAATATGGGATTGTGGTTTGGATTCAGTTGTAGGCAGTCAGCAATTTATTCACAGTAAGGTTTCATATGATTACTTCCCCTAATATTTATTTCTGCACAATTCTTTGCTGACATGTGAATGTAAATGAAGAATTGATAGTTGTCTTTAAATATCTTCCTGGTTGTGGATGCCATTCATGTTAGTGTTTCTTATTCCAATATTCTTCATGAAATCTCCAGATTTTCCCAAATGATGTGTATATTGGTGAAATTGTTGATGTTGCAAAATCTTTCAGGTTAGTTTCTGCTCCCTTTTCTTCAATACCATTTTTATGGTATCTCTATCTGTCATGAAATTATAAATCCGTAATGAATTATCCTCATCTTTATTGTCCCTTGATGTGCCTCCTTTCTAACTTATAACTGGGTAAATCTTCTTGTTTCTGTGATTTTGTTTGGAGTTTGTTGTTTACAGTGTTGAGAAACATCTTGGTCCTCCATGACATGCCTTGGCCAACTTAGATAGGCAAATGATGTCACTGTCTTTCATCTTTTGCTTTTTCCTGAATTATATTGATTTTCCCAAAATATTTTGCAAGTAATGTTCCCGAATGATATTGATTTTTCCATGCTTCCAGGCAACTTTATTCACCTTTGCCGTTACTGGATAATATGTCTTCTCTGGAGTGGTTTCTCAGAAGAGTCCAAGATCGAATAGTTATTTGCACTCTCAGGCGCTTTGTGGTGAAGTGTGCAAATAAGTCAAGGTCTGCTGTATGGATTTTACCTCTATTGCCTGCAATCTTACTTGCATGATGTAATCTTAAAATAGGAATTATCTTGGACTTTTGAGCAGCATACTGGATCAATATAGGCTTAATCTTGTAATTCAACTATTAAGATGCTTCCCAATCATTTTTTCTAGAAGCCTTTTGAGTTCTTTTTAATAAGCTTTCCATCCAGAAAATCAGACACTTGTTTTGAGTTATTTGACCTCAAACTATTGAAGTCTAGATCAAAGTCCTATGAGTATATTTACTTTTTCTTCGGTACAAGGCATCAAAGTCCTATGAGTACACTCTGTTAATTGTGGGCTGTTATTAGTTTTTGCTTGTACTACTGTACTGAAACCAAACTTTAATGCCTTGTACAGCAAATTATATTTCATTTATGAACTGTGGCTCTATCATGTGTAAGTTGCTGCCTCTTTGTCCGATACTTAGTTGTCAAGCAAAAATCTGATCCCTTGAGCCTCCATTTTCGTAGTTATTGTGAATGTACATTGAATCATTCATCAacttttaagggtaaaattgcTGGACCACATCACCACTGGAAGTCTCATAGGACTTATGCTTATATTTTGTGTAAAAGAAAGTTCTTAAATTTTCTGCATTAGTTTACGCTGTGAATGGGAAAATCATTAGAAAAGATATTGAGCTTTCAATAGATAAAGTAGGAATTGGTTGTTCACCCTTGTGCTAGAATCAAGAATAATAAGTTAGAACCAAGTGTGCTCAACTCTCTGGTTGGGGCattgtttttctcctttcttcatGCGTTTGATGTTCCAGAGTTTGTTTGTATCAAAGGCCAATTATAGATCTTGAGACTGAAGTATCTGATTTGAGGAACTTTTGTGTTGGTTTGTTGCACCACCTGAGAGATCTCATATAGTGGACACTTTTTATCAATGCAGGCACTCTTTTGAATACTTGGACAGAGATGAAATGATAGTGGCTCACATGGTTGGTGGAATTGATGCTTTCATAAGGCTGGCTCAGGGTTGGCCCATAGCTAGTGCTCCTTTGAATCTATTGACGCTTAAGAGCTCGAGTAACTACTCTAAGGAAATTTCTCTGAGCTTCCTTTGCAAAGTTGTGGTAAGTTTTGCTTCATTTACTTCTTTCTTTCTGACTATGTTAGTATTTCAGAATTGCCAATTTGTAAGCAGCTGAAACCACCAATTCTGGAAATGCACTTTTTTCTTAATGTACTAATTTGATTTTTCTGTAATGTTTTGAGTTCAAGTTTGACATACTTTACCCCTTCAGGTTGCTTTGTTCTGTGAGAACAAGCTACAGTAGAATGCAAATGGTAAGGTTTTGTTGATAAGTATTAATAAAAGGAAAGCATAACCAATTATGAGAGAGCATGAGAGATGTCTTTTGGCTATCTTTGAGTAATCTTCTTGACTccataaaaatgaaaagagcACTCTCCCTGCTGCTTCTTGGTATGAAGTTATACCGCAATGTCATGATTCTGATCATTAATCTTCCATGTTGCAATGAGCTCCTCCACTTGGGCAGCAAAAAGTATCACTTATAGCCGACACTTCTAAGATTAATCGTCACTGATTGCATTGGTCATAGAGGTGTTTGCCATGTGAAGAAGGCAGCATTCTGTGCATAGTTTTGAGTAGGTGGAACCAGCCTGTTTTTGTTCTTCTCCACATAACTGGTGTATGCTCACAGAAAAGAGATATGTAGCACTAGGTAGGTAATTCTTATCAGTCTTTTTCTGTAATTAAAAGAAAGCCtatcttctttttttgggtctcagaaaaaaaaaaacaaaatctgGTCGTGCTTTTGTTTGTTATCAGACACTCTTAAACTTCCCCATTGAACTCTTGGGTCATGGAATAATTATTAATATGGACTAAAATGGTGTAGTAAATTTTTGTTAGTGAGCTATGCACTATTTGTTAAGGAATAAAGTTAGGGGAAGCCTTTTACTAGAAATCAGAAGAGCACCAATTCTTTTTaagtttattttttcatttctttatgCTCTCCTTCAGTCATTATCACTAGCTTTCAACACTAAGATTTCATATAGATTGGTGTTGATCTGGGCTCATTTATAGTTGTTAACACCTCAGATAGGCTTAAGTTGATCTTGCTTAGTTTTTTCGTTGTTTATGTTAAACATTACTAGTTGACAATAGGTTGAATCTTAGTTTTAAAAGCTTTATGCGCTTATAGATACTTTTGAGTCTGTAAATAAAAATGTGATTCTGAACTTCAGAACTTAGGTCTGAGGCCAAGCGCAACTTGATCTTTCAGCTCAAGTTTCGTAGGAAGACACGTGAgttgttattatgtggttaagttttggacatgtttatctaactctcgGAAGACAGGAGGAAAATCTGGAATCCTATGCTATGCTAAATGATAAATGTGGTCATGTGCAAAACAATAAAGGTAAGTTTGGTGCCAAAACGTGGGTTAGGTAGCTAAGAATTGCAATCAACCAATAACCTATGTAGTTTTGTGTCCCTAAATTTCGTTGCGGCCTGCCGATCAGCTTGGACAAGGAATCAgtatcatatatttttttttatttttcagtaACACATGTCACTGAAAGGAGACTTGCTAGCTTGTTTCTAGATAGTGATGGGAGTAGAAGGTTGCCCAGTCAGTAGACATTTGCTTTTCTGCCTTCATATTTAAATCCTTATAACTGGTACCCTGTGTAAGCGACTAAGTTCCAGTTGGAGTACATGTTAATTAtcctgaaaattttgaaatcattaaatttgaagttttatacTGTCAATTACGTTTTCTCTTCAGTTTAGTCCTTGAAGAAGCACAAGATAAGCAGTTAACCACATTGTTCTTTTAATTAGGATGTGGCAAACTCCTTGGATGAACACCTACGGCATGATATTTCGAGTTTTGCTGATGGCATTGAAGAAATACTTTTGCAACAAATGCGGACAGAAGGTCAACCTGGTGATACCATGGAAAAGTAGTTCACAAATTTAGTTCAAATGCTGTTTCTGGTGATGGCCACTCATGCTTTGATAAGGTTAAACTTATAGGCTGTAGCTTAATACTTTGCATGCATCTTTATATTGTTGCTGAGAGTTTGCATTTGTAATATCACTTGGTTAACGATTCAAATAGGCATCAAATGTTTTGCAAAAGTTGAACTCGAACGTTACAGAAAAAGTTTGCAGCTTAATACTTTGGATGCATCTTTGCATTGTTGGCTGAGAAGTTGCATTTGCAGTATCACTTATTCAATGATTCCAATGGCCATCAAATGTTTTaaactgaaaatttcttttctggggTTCACCTTGGACTTGTTATTGCTTGTTACACATAaagattgtgtgtgtgtgtgttttaattattgttttatttttaatataaaGCTTATTGTTTGTTAATCcctttatatattaaaaatagGCTGATTAGATGAACAATACATAATACATGGTGTGGTACTAATCTTTTAATATGAGCCTCCATGAAATAGGGATTTGCCAAATCTGTTGAATTAAACTGTAAAAACTTCTTCAGCCATTGGGAGGCTTATACAGTTAATCtcaagaaaagtcaggtaaCTTCTTCTTTAAACAAAATTAGCCAAATTAGTATTTGTCTTTTCAGTTGAAaaaaccccttttttttttaatagaattGAATAAACTTGATAATGTGTTTTGGGTCCAAAATGCAGTCTTAAGCAGCTATTGTAAGTGTTGGCATGGCACAAAAAGCTGGACACAATATAGTTTCCTTTGATATATaaggataaaaaagaaaaaaaatatctccttgaatttcttctaattaatcaaaatggatgcttatctgaaataaataattcatcaTGCTGGGAACATGTCAGACAAAGAATTAATAGCTCGATTAATTGGGAAAAAGGTTGTGATTATAGGATAATTCTGTGGTCccctacttcttttttttttttaattatgtactatggatttttttttccctttttgattGCTTGGGGAACAATATAAATATTAAGGTTCATAACAGTCATTAAGAGTTTAAAACACGAACCACATTCTATAAAGTAGGGTAAATATTGAGAGGCTAGAAGACCTTTTGTTGATAGTTATATGGAAATTTTTTGTTgcatcaaaaatatattttttttagtcACCTTTTTTATTTGTGCAAATCGCAATTGTATCTAACACACTTCATTCGAGGAAAAAGCGTgataaatttattttaattttttttttcaaataatcttcaaTCCAAGGGGACTTAGTGCTAGGGAGTATCAGACAAAGTAATACTAAAACATGGAaaatccattttcttttttgatgGTTATGTATTTACAACTCAAGTTATACAAGCAATAGTAAAAGCAAAAGGTTTTGTAAACAAGTAATTGAAATTGCTCATTACACTCATGTAATGAGCAATATTACATATTGTAACTATAATAAGCAACCAGTTGATTAATCTGCTACATATTGTATTTTGCTACATCCtaaattcatcataaaaaaaagttgaccaaaaaaaaaaaaaaccataatgAAAGCTGTGTAGTACTCCAATAGTCAATACCACATTTAATCccttttaattttcctaaaagaTGTTGCAGTAGAAGGGAAGAAAACTCGATTCACAAACTAAAATGACAATATTGGTACccaatcagttttttttttttcccataatAAGATAAAGAAAGCTATTATAGTACATCTTATATATGGAAAAGCAAGAATTTGCTTTAGAAATTTAAGCAGGTCACTTTCAGCATGTTATTGCCAACTTAATACATGAAATACTACTAAAGTTGATGATCCAACAGACTCTTTCTGTTTTTTCACAAATGAGGAATTGTTGGCTGGCAACAATTTTATGTGCTGCTTAATTTTTCTTGATTGTGGCTAAATCCATACATTCACAATCTAAATTCACACCCTTGTAACCAAGTTGACCAAAAAGCGCATAACATTTATGGGGTTTGGTAtaaactttttcaacaaaaaattagttttttttttttttttggtgaaaatagATGGTGCTATGATGCAGTAAAATAATTGAAGTCCCAACCCTAATCTAAATCCACACCCTTATAAATAAGATGAACAAAAAACCTATATCATTTATGGGGTTTGGTACAAACTTTTGCAATAAAAAACTAAtcttttttttggttggtgAAAATGGATAGTGCTATAAGGCTGTAAAGCAATTGAAGTCTTAACCCTTTTTCCAGAAAGATGAATGAACACcttttcaagaaaataggcAGTGTATTGGATTGATATGGAAACTACAGATAGGAAAGCAAATGTGTAGTTGTTAATGATCATGCCAGCTTTTCTACTCCTGCCTTGCTTATTTATACAGGTATCTAACTGACTTGACACATCCGCAAAACCAGTTAACAGACTGCTCACTTGCCTAACAACTATAATGCTCGacaacctaactattacaatcaatCAAACAGCTCAATCATTCATCTAATCAACTAGTCCTTCTGATCAAAGGGTCCTAGTGTTCCAATTGAAACATGATAATTTAGACTTAGAAACATCATTATGAatggttttaaaatttttgacatttttttcatTCACTTTGAtggcatttatttttattttttctcttatttgGTGGACAGAatatttttatccttttctaTCATGTAAGAGGATAt
This Coffea arabica cultivar ET-39 chromosome 3e, Coffea Arabica ET-39 HiFi, whole genome shotgun sequence DNA region includes the following protein-coding sequences:
- the LOC113736694 gene encoding uncharacterized protein isoform X2, whose translation is MEIDSTAISPSSETLDLDSLQSQILELREILRSCNEDYEMGPSEVKELFQDQALEVQSNMDQIMADTSDINSLSLEGLAELSDHLKNELRSVESENAKIENELNELSRRYVEDSCQLESEVEGLSSFLDSIDKQRRDGDLQVDYSTNGKDQANRLKACDGSNIEILELSHQIEKSKSTLKSLQDLDYQVKIFEVVEKIEDALSGLKVLEFEGNSIRLSLTTYIPNMDNMICLQKVELSVEPSEQNHELLIEVVDGTLELKNAEIFPNDVYIGEIVDVAKSFRQLYSPLPLLDNMSSLEWFLRRVQDRIVICTLRRFVVKCANKSRHSFEYLDRDEMIVAHMVGGIDAFIRLAQGWPIASAPLNLLTLKSSSNYSKEISLSFLCKVVDVANSLDEHLRHDISSFADGIEEILLQQMRTEGQPGDTMEK
- the LOC113736694 gene encoding uncharacterized protein isoform X3, with protein sequence MEIDSTAISPSSETLDLDSLQSQILELREILRSCNEDYEMGPSEVKELFQDQALEVQSNMDQIMADTSDINSLSLEGLAELSDHLKNELRSVESENAKIENELNELSRRYVEDSCQLESEVEGLSSFLDSIDKQGIQRRDGDLQVDYSTNGKDQANRLKACDGSNIEILELSHQIEKSKSTLKSLQDLDYQVKIFEVVEKIEDALSGLKVLEFEGNSIRLSLTTYIPNMDNMICLQKVELSVEPSEQNHELLIEVVDGTLELKNAEIFPNDVYIGEIVDVAKSFRHSFEYLDRDEMIVAHMVGGIDAFIRLAQGWPIASAPLNLLTLKSSSNYSKEISLSFLCKVVDVANSLDEHLRHDISSFADGIEEILLQQMRTEGQPGDTMEK
- the LOC113736694 gene encoding uncharacterized protein isoform X1, which codes for MEIDSTAISPSSETLDLDSLQSQILELREILRSCNEDYEMGPSEVKELFQDQALEVQSNMDQIMADTSDINSLSLEGLAELSDHLKNELRSVESENAKIENELNELSRRYVEDSCQLESEVEGLSSFLDSIDKQGIQRRDGDLQVDYSTNGKDQANRLKACDGSNIEILELSHQIEKSKSTLKSLQDLDYQVKIFEVVEKIEDALSGLKVLEFEGNSIRLSLTTYIPNMDNMICLQKVELSVEPSEQNHELLIEVVDGTLELKNAEIFPNDVYIGEIVDVAKSFRQLYSPLPLLDNMSSLEWFLRRVQDRIVICTLRRFVVKCANKSRHSFEYLDRDEMIVAHMVGGIDAFIRLAQGWPIASAPLNLLTLKSSSNYSKEISLSFLCKVVDVANSLDEHLRHDISSFADGIEEILLQQMRTEGQPGDTMEK